The segment CCACTTCCTCGCCTTTGCATAGTAGTTTGAGACCAAAGAATAAATTCCCAAGTCATCCGGATTTAACTCAAGAACCTTCTTTGCAGCCATCTCTCCAATCAACAACTTGCCATTTTTGCAGCAACCTGCCAGGAGAGCAACCCAAACAGCAAGCCCCGATTCAGCATTCATGGAATCTATTAGCTCACAAGCCTCTTCAACTCGACCTGCACGAGCCAAAAGATCAACCATACAAACATAATGCTTTTCCGTTGGAGGGACCTTATATTCACTAACCATATGATTAAACCAGTATTGACCTTCTTCCACAAGACCTGAGTGACCGAAGGCCGAGAGAAGGGAAGAAAAAGTAGCATGATCTGGTTTTAGATTAGTTTTTGTCATCTCTAGGAAGAGAGACAGAGCTTCTTTTCCATGCCCATGAATTCCATAGCTGGTTATCATTGCATTCCAAGAGATTGAGTCTTTGGAGTTTATCTGATCAAAGAGAGTGCGTGCCCGAGAAAGGGCTCCACATTTTGAATACATGTCAATCACTGCTGTACCTAAAACTCTATCAAAATCAAGCCTTCTCACAATATATCCGTGTATAGATTTACCCAATTTCAAAAACCCAACTTGGGTACATGCTAGAAGTGCACTCACAAGAGACACTAAACCTGGTCTGTATCCACAACCCTGCATCTCTACCAATAAATCAAGTGCATTCCCTGCAAAACCATTTTGAGCAAAGCCAGATATCAGTGCACCCCAAGATATGACATTCTTACAAGGCATATTCTTGAAAACATGACAAGCAAGCTTCAAATGTCCATTCTTGGCATACATATCCAGGAGGCTAGTTTGAACTACAACATCCATAGGAAGATCTTTCCTGATCAAATACCCATGAACAGAAAGACCCAATTTTAAGTCCCCAAGATTTGCACAAGCCTGTGTCAACCCCACCATCACAACCCCATCTCCTTCCATTCCTTCCTTTTGCATTCGAATATACATATCAACCGCTTCAATTGGCCGCCCACTCTGCGCAAACCCACTTATCATGGTTGTCCAACAAACAAGatcccttctcggcatcctatCAAAGACCACGATCGCTTCATCCATCTTCCCACACTTTGCATACAAATTCAAAACAGAAGATCCAACAAACACATCAAACTCAAACCCACAATCCATCGCTCTACACCAAATTTCCTCCCCTGTTTTCAAATCCAACAACCTCGTGCACGCCTTGAGGGCCACCGTGAAAGTTGAGCTATCGGGTCTAACACCTTCCAAAATCATTTGACGATATAAATTCAGAACTTCAACTGGGTACTCTTTACGCGAATAAGCAATGATCATGGAATTCCATGCACCTACGCCTCTTTGAGGCAATACATCAAACACTTTTCGGGCAGATTTAATGTCGCCTATATTTACATAGGAAGCGATGAGTCCACCATTGGAGTTTCCATGCTTGATGAGGCCGGTCAAGAGCATGAGAGCATGGGTTTTAGATATTGATGCTTTGTCTTTACAGGCTAAGAGGAGAGGTCTAAGACGATTTGGGCATGGAATGAAATGCATGTATGTATACGAAGCTGATTTTCTACGTAGAGTTTCAGATTATAGCCGTGGGTAAAAGGACAATAGAAGAAATGGCACGTGTTATAATTGAAGATCCAAActcattattgttataattttgtaattacaTTCTTCTCCTTGAGATCGGTCTAAAGGAATGACACTTCATGATTTAAAGAGAAAAACCGAAAAAGCGGTCTCTCGGTATGTGGAGGAATAACATTCCGGTCCAAACTTTCGAAAAAACACTTTTATAAGTTCATTCCTTGATGTTTGAATAAATTAACACTTTATGATTAAGACTTTCATAATAATCTCTTAACTAAAGTTTAAACATggttagtaaaaaataatttataaatttagaataaaatacaaattttatcaaGCACCAAAATTCTTGCAACAACAAATCTCTTTATAATTCgttgtaaaaagaaaatataataataataagcaaaattcacacttaatattttaatatacactgtaattaaaaatttaaaacattactgtaaggactcaatttgtaacgaccccaaattgatttattgggttcgaacgctAAAGgctcaaataataaatttatagagagtgggctaaaaagTTAGGCCTTGGTCATCGAACTATGGTTGGTCATAGTGTTCACAGTAATTGCACAAGGATGAACCGTGCTTGCCCAAGAAGATTTTCTCCTCGACACAGCCTGGAAGGCTCTAGTTCTTGGTCCTCGTCCGATGAGCCTAATGTTCTTATTCTTCCTTTCACTTTTGGTTCTCATTGTTCCAGCCCCCCCTTTTTTGGCACatgaattcttacattatatagtcccTCTCAGTTGATCCTAaccttccatctgttgatcaggcaagtaactacttgagtgcctgtcccatcagccgcctccccccactttctgttagttgcaataaccgaaaccatactgttcaggggtcttttcccatcaaagtggttaggacgtttgttggtgcattcaatgcggaggtgacgtcttttccttgaaccactcccacaTTGTACCCCCATGCGAGTCCCATTCTACTTGCCTTTTCTTTTGGGAGCGCTTTGGAGGTTGCCTTTGATGACGTGTCGTTCTTCCCTTTTGGcccttgggatgccgaggatagggtcatcctcggctgcatctctaggccatttggactttcgctacttgtcctcggcaactactctcctcggcgtgggccttgggccctaatggaaagtgggccgaGACCTCAAATTATCTGGCCCCACAATTACATTTTAATTACGAGAATAAGATAATTTAGGAAACTTGCCTTGTTCTTAAGCAAAGGGCAAGTTAGTACACGAcatttttaatatcaatttaataaaatttggcTAATTGGATGTTAATGTGGATAAatgttttttcccttcaagtttAGGGTAGAGTGTCATTTTCTAAAATCTCAAGGAAGTGAAGTGTATTtacccctaattttttttaaaacaaaatattaatggtaaccaaactaataaattttttttttaatatagatagTGATAGAATATGAATTTATGATGTCACTTCTCAATCATTGTTTTAAAGGATAAATTCTATTAACATATTATGAGATTTGAACTAATGCCAACTAAGTCCAAAGCTTTTCAAAACTAACCAATTTGGTCTAGATAAACTATTTCCAAATGAACACATGTTCatttggaaacaacttatttaactttttgttaaaagtgtgctaaaatataattataccttgaaaaagaaattttaaaaattgaaatttaaaaaaattgtacataaaaactaaaagttaagcTTATCAAATAATGCCAAACAGATACGTGTCAATAtaacatttagtttttttgtgGAGGTGCTATTTGAACTCAGGTTCCTTATTAAAGGATATTTAATAGTAATAAACtttactaattaaaataattggaaCCCATTAAACTAATTTGTCTACTAAAGAATTGGAATTGACAAAAAGTTATGAAACCAGGTTTCCATTTTCCTTccaataattttatgtttttataacttttgacatttataaaatgattttttttttttaaagtatgacACTTTCTTACGCTCTATTTGTTTCAATATTAATGTTTTATggaaaattgttcatttttcaaaaagcattttctagaaaactatctcattttccagtgtttggtatgcaacttttttatttatattttttgtataatttaaaacatgtacacacacacacatatataattgACAAGGGAATATATCTTCAATAAGTACAAATAACCATAACTATTAATTATTTACTCTTTTTGCTAGTATACTAATTGTCTACTATAGTTAACTACAAGTTTTTAATATCACTCCAAATTATGTATAATATATCATCTCTGCATAATGTATTTGCTAACAAATGCAATTCTcttaaacaattatcattcattatataacaatattattaatttactgTAAATATTGTTctatgtaaaagcaatttagagccATATAGGcattatgtataaaattttcgtcttttacttcattcattcttcttttttattttttattttttgcactttTATGTGCGAAAAAGAAGTAACTTCTGCCTGGAAttcatcaaaccaaaaatttcttagagaaaaaataaaatcaagcttgaaactcaaagcaaagaattgagattttggtagagaggaatgaaataattactgCTGCAAATCTTCTCCTTTGCAAGTCAAAGCCATTAACCGATCAGTGAGGGGGGGAAATCTAATCAGAGAACTGTGTTATAGAGGGGAAGAGAAAcatgaagaaaagagagacagctagagagagagaaagatctATAGGAAAAGGAGAGATTAGAGTTAGTGACAGTGAGGGTGTGAGGATGAGGAGAGAAAagcaaagggaagagagaaaaagtgagagagcttaccatgagagagagaaggtgccaaaaaaatttgtttcccATGGCTACAAATGAAGAGAATATTTATTAGAGATGCAACgcgtaagagagagagattgttttccaaaaaaacattttggaaaacaacctatagaaaataagcattatttttattaatgttttCCGTtaactaaaaatagttttccattgaccattttttttttttgtgctaccaaatattgaaaaatgtgaaaaactattgtaaggactcaatttgtaacgaccccaaattgTTTTATTGGGTTCGAAtgctaaaggcccaaacaataaatttatagagagtgggctaaaaggctaggccttagttaccGGACTGTGGTTGGTCATGGTGTTCAAATTAATTGCACAAAGGTGAACCTAGCGTATCTAAGAAGACTTTCTCT is part of the Quercus robur chromosome 9, dhQueRobu3.1, whole genome shotgun sequence genome and harbors:
- the LOC126700117 gene encoding putative pentatricopeptide repeat-containing protein At3g25060, mitochondrial; protein product: MHFIPCPNRLRPLLLACKDKASISKTHALMLLTGLIKHGNSNGGLIASYVNIGDIKSARKVFDVLPQRGVGAWNSMIIAYSRKEYPVEVLNLYRQMILEGVRPDSSTFTVALKACTRLLDLKTGEEIWCRAMDCGFEFDVFVGSSVLNLYAKCGKMDEAIVVFDRMPRRDLVCWTTMISGFAQSGRPIEAVDMYIRMQKEGMEGDGVVMVGLTQACANLGDLKLGLSVHGYLIRKDLPMDVVVQTSLLDMYAKNGHLKLACHVFKNMPCKNVISWGALISGFAQNGFAGNALDLLVEMQGCGYRPGLVSLVSALLACTQVGFLKLGKSIHGYIVRRLDFDRVLGTAVIDMYSKCGALSRARTLFDQINSKDSISWNAMITSYGIHGHGKEALSLFLEMTKTNLKPDHATFSSLLSAFGHSGLVEEGQYWFNHMVSEYKVPPTEKHYVCMVDLLARAGRVEEACELIDSMNAESGLAVWVALLAGCCKNGKLLIGEMAAKKVLELNPDDLGIYSLVSNYYAKARKWDDVASVRKIMKKTGMKKVPGYSVVEVKGKLHAFLMEDKSHHQYENMMQLLDKLDHEMRAIGYVPKTEFVLHSLDEEVKEKMLCNHSERLAIAFGLLNTGPGTRLLIIKNLRVCGDCHEATKFITKIVNREIVVRDVKRFHHFKNGICSCGDYW